The stretch of DNA TCTCCGCCAACTCCCGCGGCGTGAACCGCCGCCGCGACCAAGCGACCTGCGTATCGCCATACCGCTGCGGCCCATCATCCCAATCGGGCTCAATCGTGACGCGCTGCACCTTTCCACCGGCGTACGCCGCAACGAAAGCGTGGCCGGCTTCGTGATAGGCGGTCAACTCCAGGTCGTCGTCCATCAGGTGTCGCGCCGAGACGCAGAGGGCTGCTTGGGAAGACTCACGCAAAGGCGCAAAGACGCAAAGGTTTCGCAGTTTAGCGGCGCCCAGCTACAGGCGTTGTTCTCTACCTTATCTTTACTCTCTGTTTCTTTTCTTAGCGCCTTCGCGCCTTTGCGTGAGTCCTATAACCAAACCTTCCTTTCCAACTCCGCGTCTCTGCGCGAACCTTACTGAATGCAACCTATCGGCCAATTCTCAAGCCCGAGGTCGCTGAGCTGCGCCGCGATGCTTTCTGCGAAATGCTCGCTCACCACCAGCGCCAGGCCGACGCCGCAGTTGAAGACGCGGGCCATTTCGTCGTCGGCCACGTCGCCGAGCTTTTGTAGCCAGGTGAACACGGGCGGGACGGGCCAGCTGTCCTTGTCGATGACGAGCTGCGTTCCCGCGGGGAGGATGCGTTCGAGGTTCTCGCGCAAGCCGCCGCCGGTGATGTGGGCGATGCCGTGGATGACTTGTTTCTTACGGTAGTGCCCGAGGACACGGCGGATCGGGACCGTGTAGATGCGCGTCGGCGTTAGCAGCAGGTCGGCGACCGTGGCGCCGTCGCACTCGGCGACCGTGTCGGACGCGGAGAGCTTGGCGGCGTCGAAGACGATTTTGCGCACCAAGCTATAGCCGTTGGAGTGCAGGCCGCTCGAGGCGACGCCGATCACCACGTCGCCGGGCGTGATCTTCGAGCCGTCGATGAGCCGTTCACGCTCGACCACGCCGACCGAGAAGCC from Botrimarina mediterranea encodes:
- the purM gene encoding phosphoribosylformylglycinamidine cyclo-ligase; this translates as MALSYKDAGVDLDVYEESMSRLPRLMRRTHTPRVMPLEGGFAGLFRLDFAGKLFARQYRDPVLVSCTDGVGTKLKVAQMVGRHDTVGIDLVAMCVNDALCCGAEPLFFLDYVAMGKDDPERLEQIVSGISDGCVESDSALIGGETAIMPDIYGVEDYDLAGFSVGVVERERLIDGSKITPGDVVIGVASSGLHSNGYSLVRKIVFDAAKLSASDTVAECDGATVADLLLTPTRIYTVPIRRVLGHYRKKQVIHGIAHITGGGLRENLERILPAGTQLVIDKDSWPVPPVFTWLQKLGDVADDEMARVFNCGVGLALVVSEHFAESIAAQLSDLGLENWPIGCIQ